From Granulimonas faecalis:
TGGGCACCTTCTTGTTCTCGCCGAAGGCGGCCACGAGCTTGCGGTAGAGCTCCTCGCCGCGCTCCTCGCCGAAGGCGAGCTTGAGGCTGGCGTGGTTGAACGGGACGGGCATGAGGGTGCCGTGGATGTCGGCCAGCACGCGGTGCTGGTAGTCCGTCCAGCCGGTGAAGCGGGAGAGGAACTGGTCCACGCGCTCGGAGAAGGTGTGGTAGATGTGCGGGCCGTACACGTGCACGAGGATCCCCGCGTCGTCGTAGGCGTCGTAGGCGTTGCCGGCGATGTGGTCGCGGCGCTCGAGGACGCACACCTTGAAGCCGCAGCCCTCGGCGAGCCGGCGGGCGCAGACCGCCCCGGCATAGCCGGCGCCGACGACCACCATGTCGTAGTCCTCGGCGCGGAAACCCTCCGGCAGCCCGGTACGTATGCTCATGGATCGAACCCTTCTGTCACGGCACGGAGGCGCCCCCGGACCGTCGGGCAGCCAGGAGACGCCAAGCCACGTATTCCGCAAGAAATGTTAGCACGCGTACCTATAATGGTCGCGAGCGGCACGGACCGCCACGATATGCCCGCATGGAAGGCCGGCGCTCGGCCGCGGGGCCCACCCAGAGAGAGGAAGCGTTTCCATGAGCGACTTTTTGGCACGTATGAAGGCACAGGCGGCGGGCGACCGCAAGACCATCGTGCTCCCCGAGGGCGAGGACCCCAGAACCATCGAGGCCGCCCGCCGGATCGTGGAAGAGGGCCTCGCGGACCTCGTCATCCTCCACAACGGCGAGGAGCCCGAGCCCGTGGAGGGCGCCCGCATGGTCGACCCCCGCACCTCGCCCAAGCACGAGGCCTACGCCCAGGAGCTCCGCCGCCTCCGCGCCAAGAAGGGCATGACCATCGAGCAGGCCCGCGAGCTCGTGGACGACGCCACGTACTTCGGCACCATGATGGTCAAGATGGGCGACGCCGACGGCCTCGTCTCGGGCGCCTGCCACTCCACCGCCAACACGCTGCGGCCCGCGCTCCAGATCCTCAAGACCGCCCCGGGCACCAAGCTCGTCTCCGGCTTCATGGTCGTGTGCGTGCCCGACTGCGAGTACGGCGACCACGGCACCTTCGTCTTCTCCGACATCGGACTCAACGAGTACCCCGACGCCGAGGCCCTCTCCGAGATTGCCATCGCGAGCGCCGCCTCCTGGAAGCAGCTCATGGGCACCGAGCCCCACGTGGCCATGCTCTCCTACTCCAGCCACGGCTCCGCCAACTCCGAGTACGTGGACAAGGTGGCCGAAGCCACGGCCCTCGTGCACGCCAAGGCCCCCGGCCTCCTCTGCGACGGCGAGCTCCAGACCGACGCCGCCCTCGACGAGACCGTGGGCGCGCTGAAGGCCCCCACCTCCGAGGTGGCCGGCAACGCCGACGTCCTCGTCTTCCCCAACCTCGACGCCGGCAACATCGGCTACAAGCTCGTGCAGCGCCTGGCCAAGGCCGAGGCCTACGGCCCGCTGCTCCAGGGCATCGCCAAGCCGGTCAACGACCTCTCCCGCGGCTGCTCCGCCACCGACATCGTGGCCGTGGTGGCCATCACCGCCGTCCAGGCCCAGCTCGCCTCCGCCGAGTAGGCCGCAGGACAACCCCGCGCCCGCACGCAGAGGGCCGGGCGCCGCTCCCCCGACGGGGGCGGCGCCCGGCCCTTCCCCATGGCGCGGGACCGTGCCTGAGGTCTCAGGCCAGCTCGAAGGCCAGGCGTTCCGTGCCGTCGTGGACGGTGACCGTGCCGCGGGGCGAGAGGCCCTGGGCGGCGAGGGCGCGGAGCATGGGGGCGTTGTCCCGGTGGGTGTCGACGCGCACGTGGGGGTTCTCGGAGCGGGCCTGCTCCACGGCGGCGGCAAGGACCCCGCGGGCCGACCCGTCGGACGCCACGCGGTGCAGCGTGACATAGGGCGAGGCGTCGAGCCACTCGCCGTCGATGGAGGCGTAGGAGGGCTCGTCGCCCAGGCAGACGGCGAAGCACCCGCAGACGCGGCCGCCCTCCTCCGTCACCCAGAGGCGCCCCGCAAAGACGTCCTCCGCCACGAGCGCGGCCGGGGGCCACGAAGAGCCCCACTGCCCGGGGTTCCCCGAGGCTGCCATGAACCGCCGTGCGGCGGCGTAGACGGCCAGACAGGCGGGGATGTCGGCCTCGGTGGCCGGACGGCGGGCGAGCACCACCTAGAGCTCCGAGTAGAGCTCGTCCACGGCCTTGCGGCGCCCGTGCTGCTCGGCCGGGGCCGCGTCGGGCGCGGGGTAGCCGATGGGGAACAGGGCCACGAGGTCGTAGCCGGCCGTCTCGGGCAGAGCCACCTGGAGCGCGGGGGCGTCGAAGCAGGCCACCCATGTGCTGCCGAGGCCGAGGTCGGAGGCGGCGAGCATCATCTGGGTCGCGGCGATGGAGGCGTCCACGCCGGCGAAGTTGGCCGAGTCGTACCGGCGGGTCCACGCCTCGTCGGCCTTGGCGCCCACAAGCAGGAACTCCGGCGCGCCGAAGGTGAACCGGCAATTCCCCTCGACAGCGGCGCGGGCCTCCTCGGAGGCGATCCGCCACACGTGGAACGGCTGGCGGTTCACGGCCGTGGGGGCCACGCGTGCCGCCTCCACGACGGCGGCGAGCTTCTCGGGCTCGACGGCCCGAGAGCCGTCGAAGGCGCGGCACGAGTACCGGGCGCGGACGAGGTCGGTGTACTCCATGGCGAAGCCTTTCTCGCGGGGCCCCGGCCGGGCGGCCGTCAGGCCTCGGGGATGTGGGGGCCGCCGGCCTCTGCGATGTCGGCCATGTCGGGGAACCGGCGGTCGAAGTTCTCCTTGAACATGATAGCCAGCTCGAGGGCGCAGCGGTCGTAGGCGCAGCCGTCCACCCAGGTGCTCCGGGGGTCGAGGATACGCGGCTCCACGCCGGGGCAGGACAGCGGGACGTCGAGGTTGAAGAGGTCGTTGTGCACGAACGTCGCCTCCTCGATGGAGCCGTCGAGCACTGCGTCGACGATGGCGCGGGTGGCACCGAGGTCGATGCGGTGGCCCGTGCCGTAGGGGCCGCCGGTCCAACCGGTGTTCACGAGGTAGCAGCGCACCTGGTGGCGGCCGATCTTCTCACCGAGCTTGCGAGCGTAAACCTCGGGGGCCAGCGGCATGAACGGCTCGCCGAACATGGAGGAGAACGTGGGATACGGCTCCTCGACGCCCTCCTCGGTGCCGGCCACCTTGGAGGTGAATCCGGTGAGGAAGTGGTACTTGGCTCCCTCGGGGGTGAGGCGCGAGACCGGGGGCAGCACCCCGAAGGCGTCGGCCGTGAGGAAGATGACGACGTCGGGGATGCCGTCCACACCGGTGAGCAGGGCGTTCTTGACGTACTCCACGGGATAGGACACGCGGGTGTTCTCGGTGACGGAGTCGTCCATGTAGTCGGGCTTGCGCGTGAGCGGGTTCAGCACCACGTTCTCGCAGAGGGTGCCGAACCGGATGGCGTCCCAGATCTCGGGCTCGCGGTTGCGGGTGAGGCCGATGGTCTTGGCGTAGCAGCCACCCTCGATGTTGAAAACGCCCTCGCGGCACCACGCGTGCTCGTCGTCGCCGATGAGCTGGCGGCGCGGGTCGGCCGAGAGGGTGGTCTTTCCGGTGCCCGAGAGGCCGAAGAACACGGCGCTGGAGTTGGTGGCGGGGTCGACGTTGGCCGAGCAGTGCATGGTGAGGACGTCGTCCTCCACCGGCAGCAGGTAGTTCATGACCGAGAAGACGGCCTTCTTGATCTCTCCCGAGTAGCCGGTGCCGGCCACGAGCACCACGCGCTCCTCGAAGTTGATGACGACGGCCGCCTCGGAGTTGGTGCCGTGGACCTTGGGGTCGCACTTGAAGCTGGGGCACGCCAGGACCACGAAGTCCGGGTCGCCGTAGCGCCAGAGCTCGAAGCGGTTGGGGCGTACGAGCATCTGTTTGACGAAGAGCGCCTGGTGGGCCTCCTCGGCCACCACCATGAACTTGCGGCTGTGGGGGCGCCGGGCGCCGGCGAGGCCGCGGATGACGAACGGGTCGCGCTCGCTCAGGCGCTCGCAGATGCCGCGCTTGATGCGGCGGTAGTGCTCCTCGGAGATGGGGCGGTTGACCTCTCCCCAGCAGAT
This genomic window contains:
- the pta gene encoding phosphate acetyltransferase, translated to MSDFLARMKAQAAGDRKTIVLPEGEDPRTIEAARRIVEEGLADLVILHNGEEPEPVEGARMVDPRTSPKHEAYAQELRRLRAKKGMTIEQARELVDDATYFGTMMVKMGDADGLVSGACHSTANTLRPALQILKTAPGTKLVSGFMVVCVPDCEYGDHGTFVFSDIGLNEYPDAEALSEIAIASAASWKQLMGTEPHVAMLSYSSHGSANSEYVDKVAEATALVHAKAPGLLCDGELQTDAALDETVGALKAPTSEVAGNADVLVFPNLDAGNIGYKLVQRLAKAEAYGPLLQGIAKPVNDLSRGCSATDIVAVVAITAVQAQLASAE
- a CDS encoding GNAT family N-acetyltransferase, encoding MVLARRPATEADIPACLAVYAAARRFMAASGNPGQWGSSWPPAALVAEDVFAGRLWVTEEGGRVCGCFAVCLGDEPSYASIDGEWLDASPYVTLHRVASDGSARGVLAAAVEQARSENPHVRVDTHRDNAPMLRALAAQGLSPRGTVTVHDGTERLAFELA
- a CDS encoding nitroreductase family protein, whose protein sequence is MEYTDLVRARYSCRAFDGSRAVEPEKLAAVVEAARVAPTAVNRQPFHVWRIASEEARAAVEGNCRFTFGAPEFLLVGAKADEAWTRRYDSANFAGVDASIAATQMMLAASDLGLGSTWVACFDAPALQVALPETAGYDLVALFPIGYPAPDAAPAEQHGRRKAVDELYSEL
- the pckA gene encoding phosphoenolpyruvate carboxykinase (ATP); translated protein: MFDERLSAYGIRVQEEDVHWDLSVTQLVEEALVRKEGELASTGSLVVRTGDRCGRSPKDRFIVDTEAQRSAICWGEVNRPISEEHYRRIKRGICERLSERDPFVIRGLAGARRPHSRKFMVVAEEAHQALFVKQMLVRPNRFELWRYGDPDFVVLACPSFKCDPKVHGTNSEAAVVINFEERVVLVAGTGYSGEIKKAVFSVMNYLLPVEDDVLTMHCSANVDPATNSSAVFFGLSGTGKTTLSADPRRQLIGDDEHAWCREGVFNIEGGCYAKTIGLTRNREPEIWDAIRFGTLCENVVLNPLTRKPDYMDDSVTENTRVSYPVEYVKNALLTGVDGIPDVVIFLTADAFGVLPPVSRLTPEGAKYHFLTGFTSKVAGTEEGVEEPYPTFSSMFGEPFMPLAPEVYARKLGEKIGRHQVRCYLVNTGWTGGPYGTGHRIDLGATRAIVDAVLDGSIEEATFVHNDLFNLDVPLSCPGVEPRILDPRSTWVDGCAYDRCALELAIMFKENFDRRFPDMADIAEAGGPHIPEA